One genomic region from Muriicola soli encodes:
- a CDS encoding S41 family peptidase encodes MKKNYITLLFAALFVLACNKDDDGLITTATDVQTQDFMWKSMNLWYFWQADVDVLADDRFSSDEEYTNFLRSESDPANFFDNQLRFVEDRFSNYSSDYEDFTNFLSGITKSNGLSFGLIALENDNVVGYVRYVTPNSDAATKDIFRGEFFTGVDGQTLTLNNYIDLLFGENDTYTLNMADLVNDTFTPNDKEVTLTKQEGFQENPIFVVNTFDVNGQKIGYIYYNRFLNEFDEELNDAFGQLKAQGITDLVLDLRYNPGGSVNTTRLMASMIYGTNNNDLFIKQRWNPKIQASFDDSDLEDYFTDRTGEGTSINTLNLSRVFIITTGRSASASELIINGLDPYMDVIQVGTTTTGKNEFSLTMVDDPGRSGLPYVYSPSRESSINPENRWALQPLVGRNENSVGFSDYTAGFTPEIELEEDLANLGVLGDINEPLLARAIEEITGVSGKRDFTVRKPARPFADPEVFSPVKDNMILDKPLNLKLK; translated from the coding sequence ATGAAAAAGAATTATATAACACTACTCTTTGCGGCGCTGTTTGTACTCGCCTGCAACAAAGACGACGACGGACTCATTACTACTGCCACCGATGTTCAGACACAGGATTTTATGTGGAAATCGATGAATCTGTGGTATTTCTGGCAGGCTGATGTGGATGTCCTGGCCGATGATCGCTTTAGCAGCGACGAAGAATACACCAACTTTCTCAGATCTGAGTCGGATCCGGCTAACTTCTTTGACAATCAACTTAGATTCGTCGAAGACCGGTTCAGTAATTACAGCTCTGATTATGAAGATTTTACCAATTTCCTGTCAGGTATAACCAAGAGCAACGGTCTGAGTTTTGGCCTTATTGCCCTAGAAAATGACAATGTCGTTGGTTATGTTCGCTATGTCACTCCCAATTCGGATGCGGCCACCAAAGATATCTTCAGAGGGGAATTCTTCACGGGTGTTGACGGACAAACGCTTACACTGAACAATTACATCGACCTGCTCTTTGGGGAAAATGATACCTACACGCTAAACATGGCCGACCTGGTTAATGACACCTTTACGCCAAATGACAAAGAGGTTACCCTCACCAAGCAAGAAGGATTTCAGGAGAATCCCATTTTTGTTGTCAATACCTTTGATGTCAATGGACAAAAGATCGGTTACATCTATTACAACCGTTTCCTCAACGAATTTGATGAAGAACTCAATGACGCCTTTGGTCAATTAAAAGCACAGGGAATCACAGATCTGGTTCTCGATTTGAGGTATAATCCAGGGGGTTCGGTTAATACTACCCGACTTATGGCTAGTATGATCTACGGTACAAACAATAATGACCTCTTTATAAAACAACGCTGGAACCCTAAAATTCAGGCTTCCTTTGACGATTCAGATCTCGAAGACTATTTTACGGACAGAACCGGAGAAGGTACCTCTATAAATACCCTGAATCTAAGTAGGGTTTTCATCATCACTACAGGAAGATCAGCATCGGCCAGTGAGTTGATCATAAATGGTCTGGATCCTTATATGGATGTTATCCAGGTAGGGACAACTACAACAGGAAAGAATGAATTCTCGCTCACTATGGTGGATGATCCCGGAAGATCAGGATTACCCTATGTTTATTCGCCTTCAAGGGAATCGTCAATCAACCCTGAAAACAGATGGGCTTTACAGCCTCTGGTGGGAAGAAATGAGAACTCTGTCGGTTTTTCTGATTATACAGCCGGTTTTACTCCGGAAATTGAACTTGAAGAAGATCTTGCCAACCTCGGCGTTTTAGGAGATATCAACGAGCCCCTGCTTGCCCGGGCCATAGAGGAGATCACCGGGGTTTCAGGAAAACGCGATTTTACGGTGCGCAAACCTGCAAGACCCTTTGCCGATCCTGAGGTATTCAGCCCGGTAAAGGACAATATGATACTGGATAAACCGCTCAATCTTAAGCTGAAATAA
- a CDS encoding TonB-dependent receptor plug domain-containing protein, translating to MVKNFWSAGVLLIIGTVSWAQQTESDSVKVRLLDEVVVSDTRFPIRRENSGKTVIRIGAEELRRNQGRSLPELINNKSGIEISGSRGRAGEVLGVFVRGGRGRQVIVVIDGVRVSDPSSFSQEFDLRLLPLTSIASVEIIKGASSTLYGANAATAVINITTKDAPDKKLTGNFSSIIGTNQTTKDQKYQLNSFENSARVAGSSGKWDYAVGFANRYTDGMSSISTEANEADPFSAINLNARIGYKISDQFKARVYASQAKLKSAYDESFGLQDAPYQFESTQNRVGINTVYDYSKGSTTLNMAYTTYDSENFSAFPGTFKGQNLIGDFFNKYQSGNFRTIAGINYNLEQTEFEEEREFSFIDPYLSLVYFNKNGFQFTTGGRLNIHSEYGSQFVYNINPSYILRRDNGYFKALASFATAYLTPSLTQLFGQFGANPELRPETNQTLEFGLEYAIDDRLRVSTVVFSREEKDFVFFDNVNFLYDNAENTIQARGFEMELDWFLTEDLSLKTNYTFTEREGDASIRIPKHKIFTDLGYQVSEAFLISANYAYTGTRTDTDFNTFTEVPLEAFGLLGLSARYELMPDLLTVFIQGDNLLNTSYREVLGFNTRGRNFRMGFTLRFQ from the coding sequence GTGGTCAAAAATTTTTGGAGTGCCGGTGTTCTGTTGATCATCGGAACGGTTTCATGGGCTCAGCAAACAGAGTCTGACAGTGTAAAGGTAAGATTGCTGGATGAAGTAGTGGTAAGTGATACCCGATTCCCCATTCGGAGGGAGAATTCGGGGAAGACCGTTATCAGAATCGGTGCTGAAGAATTGAGAAGAAATCAGGGGAGATCACTGCCCGAACTTATCAATAACAAAAGCGGAATTGAGATTTCCGGTAGCCGTGGTAGAGCAGGGGAGGTCCTGGGTGTTTTTGTAAGAGGTGGAAGAGGCCGACAAGTGATTGTGGTAATAGATGGTGTTAGGGTATCAGATCCATCGTCCTTCTCTCAGGAATTCGATCTGCGACTACTACCATTAACAAGTATTGCCTCAGTCGAGATCATCAAAGGGGCATCGAGCACCCTTTATGGCGCAAACGCCGCTACGGCTGTGATCAATATCACCACAAAAGACGCCCCGGATAAGAAATTAACGGGAAATTTTTCCTCTATTATTGGAACAAACCAAACTACTAAAGATCAAAAATATCAGCTTAACTCTTTCGAAAACTCGGCCCGAGTGGCCGGTTCTTCCGGGAAATGGGACTATGCTGTTGGATTTGCTAACAGGTATACGGATGGAATGTCTTCTATTTCTACTGAAGCTAATGAAGCCGACCCTTTTTCTGCGATCAACCTAAATGCCCGTATTGGGTATAAGATCAGTGATCAATTCAAGGCCAGGGTCTATGCCAGTCAGGCTAAATTAAAATCAGCTTATGACGAATCCTTTGGTCTGCAGGACGCGCCTTATCAATTTGAAAGTACCCAGAATCGGGTTGGGATCAACACAGTCTATGATTATTCAAAGGGATCGACCACTTTGAATATGGCGTATACCACTTATGACTCTGAGAATTTTAGCGCCTTCCCCGGAACTTTTAAAGGACAGAATTTAATTGGTGACTTTTTTAATAAATATCAGTCTGGGAATTTCAGGACGATAGCCGGGATCAATTATAACCTTGAGCAAACCGAGTTTGAAGAGGAAAGAGAATTTAGTTTTATCGATCCTTATCTCTCCCTCGTCTATTTCAATAAAAATGGATTTCAATTTACAACAGGTGGCAGATTAAACATTCATTCAGAATACGGCTCGCAGTTCGTCTACAATATCAATCCCAGTTATATTCTAAGGCGGGATAACGGCTATTTTAAGGCCCTTGCCAGTTTTGCCACTGCCTACCTTACCCCATCACTAACCCAGCTTTTCGGACAATTCGGAGCCAATCCTGAATTGAGACCCGAAACTAACCAAACCCTGGAATTCGGTTTGGAATACGCTATCGATGATCGCCTGAGGGTAAGTACGGTGGTATTTTCAAGAGAAGAAAAGGACTTTGTCTTTTTTGACAATGTCAATTTCCTGTATGACAATGCAGAAAACACCATACAGGCCAGAGGTTTCGAAATGGAATTAGACTGGTTTCTGACGGAAGATCTTTCTTTAAAAACTAATTACACTTTCACAGAACGTGAAGGAGATGCCTCCATTCGAATCCCAAAGCACAAAATATTCACAGATCTCGGGTACCAAGTGTCTGAGGCGTTTTTAATATCAGCGAATTACGCCTATACCGGAACCAGGACCGATACCGACTTTAATACGTTTACAGAGGTTCCTCTTGAGGCGTTTGGCCTGCTGGGACTGTCGGCCAGATATGAACTTATGCCCGATCTTCTCACCGTTTTTATTCAAGGGGATAACCTCTTGAATACCTCATATAGGGAGGTACTCGGTTTTAATACGAGGGGAAGAAATTTTAGGATGGGATTTACCCTTAGGTTTCAATAA